A genome region from Microplitis mediator isolate UGA2020A chromosome 4, iyMicMedi2.1, whole genome shotgun sequence includes the following:
- the LOC130666609 gene encoding probable serine/threonine-protein kinase irlF, with the protein MKYALIKIPKEDKKAVVETCYIKKFSDYGAYTKNCVYRYNDGRKKCRCLILHVSNSKEKLANPNFRVREPVVTNPSSLESSSSDDDEEDQSLVNRLKAARKEQKQNVIKSKKQKVEDIITTYKNNRESSEGKVSIGLNSDDKNKQIFNNDDQIEEQSLLDNEDPSGILVNDSIEDRHAELDGISQTRNRSIIPDSDSEDDMFGEPQHKHIEANVKIINNNEVSYSESIAPPASNEVPNIILSDQDQNGNRRALKNITNFEPKQLTMRLMQDSRKKDDEIKNLKRQNQEYRVKVASYHQNLQRLQQQQQQEPQQELQQQPQQQPQRQHQRQQQQQPQHQDRYNPYYYLEHDEFHVGDNIYIRSSESRKAFDATDPPKFIKIMSHAIWGVNNISKLVVRKQKNTGNREELDARRLELLSIHYQHFLKQRNYSEGVFVLQLRAMNRYLDRAIQSDKKTVRRSLPEA; encoded by the exons atgaagtacgctttaataaaaatacccaAAGAAGATAAAAAGGCAGTAGTTGAAACttgttacataaaaaaattcagtgatTACGGCGCTTATACAAAAAACTGTGTATATCGTTACAATGAtggtagaaaaaaatgtagatGCTTAATATTACATGTTTCAA ATTCAAAAGAGAAACTGGCCAATCCGAATTTTCGCGTTCGAGAGCCTGTTGTTACTAATCCGTCATCATTAGAATCATCGTCTTCGGATGATGACGAAGAAGATCAGTCGTTAGTCAATAGGCTTAAAGCAGCAAGGAAA GAACAAAAgcaaaatgtaattaaatctaaaaaacaaAAGGTCGAAGACATAATAAcaacttataaaaataatagggAAAGTTCCGAAGGAAAA GTTTCTATTGGACTTAATtcagatgataaaaataaacaaatatttaataatgatgACCAAATAGAAGAACAAAGCCTATTAGACAATGAAGATCCGTCTGGCATACTCGTCAATGATAGTATAGAAGATAGACATGCTGAGCTTGATGGCATCTCCCAAACCAGAAACCGATCAATTATTCCCGATTCAGACAGCGAAGATGATATGTTTGGTGAACCCCAACACAAACATATTGAGGCAAAcgtgaaaataattaacaataatgaaGTTAGTTATTCAGAGTCCATAGCACCACCCGCAAGTAAtgag GTTCCGAACATTATATTATCAGATCAAGATCAAAATGGCAATCGACGAgctctaaaaaatataacg aattttgagCCTAAACAGTTGACAATGCGATTAATGCAAGACAGCCGTAAAAAAGATGAtgaaataaagaatttaaaacgCCAGAATCAAGAATATAGAGTAAAAGTAGCTTCTTATCACCAAAACCTGCAGAGACtacagcagcaacaacaacaagaaCCACAACAAGAACTACAACAACAACCACAACAACAACCACAACGACAACACCAAcgacaacaacagcagcaaccaCAACATCAGGATCGTTATAATCCTTACTACTATCTTGAACATGACGAATTTCATGTTGGAGACAATATTTACATTCGCAGTTCAGAATCCCGTAAGGCATTTGACGCAACAGATCCGCccaaattcataaaaataatgtcacaCGCAATTTGGGGTGTAAATAACATTTCAAAGCTCGTAGTtcgtaaacaaaaaaacactGGAAACCGCGAAGAATTAGATGCTAGGAGATTAGAATTGCTATCTATACActatcaacattttttaaaacagcGTAATTATTCTGAGGGAGTTTTTGTTTTGCAGTTACGGGCTATGAATAGATATTTAGACCGAGCAATTCAGAGTGATAAAAAAACAGTTCGACGATCATTACCTGAAGCATAG
- the LOC130666610 gene encoding uncharacterized protein LOC130666610, producing MDETLTYTHRRYLDICIKTLRCSGIWPLLPSVNIFWKILHFIFRIFNYAAMIIQIAGMSTVAIDNMSDLTVAGEIGGFIIGFIMCLLKFSKFTMSYHEIMNHIDDVFNPINILQQSSDRGIVMCVMNCAFKEETEIKLLYLSSSCLPLLLLFFGFNQKVGLPFKTYYIINTAISPNHELAVIFQSYLAAYCITLVIASDMLIISFIRWSTMQFAALTSNYQNCNSKFVKRATLVSPKETFDILNKFKAMKITDEDMEIHRFLLFDENELEENVNDSFSSRFITCIKNHQRLMKVIQDLNATFSTYMLLQFATSLTIICLNGFQLVLNLNNDKNFMQSFFFYAIFMAGMLQELFVFCWFGNEFTWMTNSLSYNQWLSGWEYVNDENTNCNHNSNNNKLSNLITISMIQTIRPLEFKAVGLFTLSMPTFLSVVKSSYSALALLITVMNKT from the exons ATGGACGAAACACTGACTTATACACATCGTAGATATTTAGATATTTGTATTAAAACCTTAAG atGTAGCGGTATTTGGCCACTTTTACCATCAGTTAACATTTTCtggaaaattttacattttattttcagaatttttaattatgcaGCTATGATCATTCAAATAGCAGGTATGAGTACTGTTGCCATAGATAATATGTCTGACTTAACAGTTGCTGGAGAAATTGGAGGTTTTATTATTGGCTTTATTATgtgtctattaaaattttctaaatttacgATGTCTTACCATGAAATAATGAATCATATTGATGATGTATTCAatccaataaatatattacaacAATCATctg aCCGGGGAATAGTAATGTGTGTTATGAATTGTGCATTTAAAGAAGAAACAGAAATCAAACTTCTTTACTTATCATCATCATGTCTtccattattactattattttttggttttaacCAGAAAGTTGGATTACCTTTTAAaacttattatataataaacacAGCTATCTCACCAAATCATGAATTGGCAGTTATTTTTCAATCGTATTTAGCAGCGTATTGCATAACACTTGTGATTGCTTCTGATATGTTGATCATTTCATTTATTAGATGGTCAACAATGCAATTTGCAGCTTTAACATCAAATTACCAAAATTGTAACAGCAAATTTGTAAAACGAGCTACTTTAGTATCACCGAAAGAaacttttgatattttaaataaatttaaagctatgaaaataactgatgaagataTGGAAATTcatagatttttattatttgacgAAAATGAACTTGAGGAAAATGTTAATGATAGTTTTAGTTCGAGATTTATAACCTGtattaaaaatcatcaaagACTTATGAAAGTTATTCAAGACCTGAATGCAACATTTAGTACATATATGTTACTTCAGTTTGCAACGAGTTTAACTATTATCTGTCTTAATGGTTTTCAATTGGTTTTA AACttgaataatgataaaaattttatgcaatcttttttcttttatgcTATATTCATGGCAGGTATGCTTCaagaattatttgttttttgctGGTTCGGTAACGAATTTACTTggatg acgAATAGTTTATCTTATAATCAATGGCTGTCTGGTTGGGAATATGTCAACGATGAAAATACTAATTGTAATCAtaatagtaacaataataaattgagtAATCTTATAACGATTTCTATGATTCAAACAATCCGACCATTGGAATTCAAAGCAGTTGGTCTCTTTACTTTATCTATGCCGACATTTCTCTCT GTCGTTAAAAGTTCATATTCCGCTTTAGCTCTTTTAATTACCGTAATGAATAAAACATAG
- the LOC130666612 gene encoding uncharacterized protein LOC130666612 isoform X2 — MENMPKNVLMNTLGLNCGPNSHRYAERMDAARIKVADKRANDNTREGRLQRRHQQINILEAAMTAEELLYGPGIDDSV, encoded by the exons atggaaaatatgcccaaaaacg tcttgatgaatacactaggacttaattgtgggcctaattctcatcggtatgcagaaagaatggatgctgcacgtatcaaagtagcagataagcgcgctaatgataacacccgagaaggtcgattgcaacgtaggcaccagcaaatcaatattttggaagctgctatgacggctgaagagctattatatggtccaggaatagatgactcagt atga
- the LOC130666612 gene encoding uncharacterized protein LOC130666612 isoform X1 — MCPKGEESWCSYQRAEARGELDTYSHDYSPLPSDVLKAIKPIYEGLSNENLLSRCVGGFNQNNNESFNQLVWKICPKTVNTSFTVVQIAAYVAMCIFNEGINSLLVLMNTLGLNCGPNSHRYAERMDAARIKVADKRANDNTREGRLQRRHQQINILEAAMTAEELLYGPGIDDSV; from the exons atgtgtccaaaaggcgaagaatcttggtgctcttaccagcgcgctgaagcaagaggagagcttgatacctattctcacgattattctcccttaccttctgatgttttaaaagctatcaagcctatatacgaaggtcttagtaatgaaaatttactttcaagatgtgtaggtggattcaatcagaataataatgaaagctttaaccaactagtatggaaaatatgcccaaaaacggtaaatactagttttactgtcgtacaaatagctgcatacgttgctatgtgtatatttaatgagggtataaattcattattagtcttgatgaatacactaggacttaattgtgggcctaattctcatcggtatgcagaaagaatggatgctgcacgtatcaaagtagcagataagcgcgctaatgataacacccgagaaggtcgattgcaacgtaggcaccagcaaatcaatattttggaagctgctatgacggctgaagagctattatatggtccaggaatagatgactcagt atga